tagtaaaataaaaaaagcgcTTAAAAAACCAACAATTATAAAGCACTAAACTCTAGTATAGGGTACAGTAACCTTCAGGATCATCATCATTCTGGAAACCATTTCCTtgtgaataaaacataacagaaacatttttagaagtGATTAGATTGTCTTGTGGCAAATGTCTATAATAGACCAATTGCCTGTAAGAAGAGTAGCAACTGGGACTATGTTCACGGGTACTTTACGCCCCCTGGTGGATAAATTACCTTAGTTCTACTGCAAAGGGACTCAAATTATGTATGAGAACCATAGAGAATATCTATGAAAGTGAATATGTGCTGATGTAaggaaaatttttaaatatttttattcttttgcctTGTTTCTTGATTAGATTAACTGATGAATTTAAGgtataatttaaattatttccaaaaactgttaacttattttttttttttaaatcaaccacgaaacaaaataaaacaattttatgcaTGTTAGTACAACTTGCTTAGAGAAACTTACTTTTCATGGTACCGGCCTCTTCCTCATCATCAGAGTTGATGACCATGGTGCCAAGCTGTGACTGCATGGTTCCTGTGTCCTCGTGTTCGATCATCGTACCGCTAAGCGAACCTGCTAAAGAACCAGCTGCTCGGATGGTCCCTGAATCACCTGTTCCGGCCCGAACCATCGTCCCCTGGTCAACCTCATCCTCATCCTAAAATAAACAGGAACTACGTTCATTTTACTGCATTGAAAAGAACGAACAAGCAAAAACAGTAGGAGTCAAGTTCCTCCAGAGCTTCTACCGAATTGTTATCATCTTCAGCATCTTGTTCCGCCTGTTCCGCCTCCTCTTGCCTCTTTAGTTTGATCTCCATGGCATCTTGTATCAAGGCCCTTAAGACGGAATTGGGCTTGGCTGATTTGATAAAAGGATGCTGTGGGGAACAAAGACGAAAACATACATTAAATCTGAAATTCATCCAATCTTTGTTTTCCTGAAGAATAAAAAGAGTTTATTGTCATTGTAGAAAGCCAAAAGACATCgttttttaatcttaaagatgtttaacaaaaacattcatgattACACgcaacaaaatatttccaaaaagttaaatataaaattatatggACAACTCTATGTAAAGTGGTTGAACATATTTCACCAAGCCACTTCAAGATGacttaacaaaaagaaaactatcaGAATTAGGAAAAATACGCATTTTTACTGCTAATGAGCAATGCAACAACTTTAGATAACGTCACCCGGTCCTAGAATGTTGCATTAGTAGATCACTTTACCTGTAACAGCTGTGTTGCTGTTGCCCggttttcagggttttttatCAAACACTTTTTGATAAAGTCTAGAAAATCTGGTGACCACTGATCTGGATTTCGAAATGTTGGGGGAGGGTTGGTGGGAATCATGAAGATGGCCTGAAAGAAGAAAGACTATTAAGTATTAAGAAATCTATTCAAAGCCTCATACTAAgttcaaatgcaaaacaaatatttaaaaaatgcctgTGTTCCAATTATTACTGTAggtttaaactttttcttcctTAACATTTAGAAAACCAACAGACTCTCACCCTCATTGGGTGAATATCAGCATAGGGCGGTTTGCCCTCAGCCATCTCTATGGCTGTAATTCCCAATGACCAGATGTCAGCCACACAGTTGTAGCCAATCTCCTGTATGACCTCTGGAGCCATCCAGAACGGCGTGCCGATGACTGTATTTCTCTTTGCCATGGTGTCCTACAGAGGACAAAAACAAGATAGAAAAGATTTAcggtaaaattaaaatacactgTTTAAATAAGTTCAGTGACATCACAGCAATAATTATAATCACCTATGATGTCCAAATACATTGTGTCTAATTACCAACTCTGCATAATCTAAATAGTTTTAAGctattatataatatatttttttatatattttttcaactaATGTTAAATATATGACTAATTTGATTATGACTTTGGGTCTCTGCTTACTGTTAGCTGTCCAGCAACTCCAAAGTCAGCCAGTTTGGCTTGACCTTCTGTGTTCAGCAGGATGTTGCCTGCTTTGATGTCTCTGTGGATTTTCCTCATGAAATGAAGATACTCCAGACCCTTCAAAGTTGAATGGAGAACAGTGGCATTCTCATCTTCTGTTAACTGTAaagcataaacaaacacaaagagcgATTACAAGTAGGCCTGAAACAAGTAGATTAATTgtaatgaatcaattattgtcaactaatttagtaattgatgaATTGTTAACTGGAATATGCAGACTCaaattgctgaaaagaaaaacagacagggCAATATCTAAGCCAAAACtctataataaatatataaaaattatttttcatttacgattaaaatcattttatctgTTACACCCAAAACTCCTTAAGTGACATAAATTTTGCTTTAACTACCTCAAATTATGCAGTATAtacaacattttcataactgattatgtacctggaaaataaacaatactgtccctttaaatattaaaatggacTTCTGAGGAGATAAAATCTTTCTaaattaagtcattaaaatcTTAATAGAATGAAACATTCATTCTTTGCTCTCCGATACTTGATGCAGACTAGTGCCCACTTTTTGTTGCACAAACAAAACCCAGGcatctgcaggtgtgtgtgtttgtgtgtgtaggggtgaaCGCTTGAGTGTTACATTACCGTCTTGTTACGTATTCGGATGATGTCAGACACTGATCCACCACCACAATATTCCATGACGATCCACAGGTCACGGTTTTTGAAGTAGCTGCCGTAGTATCGCACCACATGGGGACTGAACACAGAAATGTGGCTGTCAGACTTTTGTCTATCCATATGGACTATCATCTCATTAGGTAGCTCTATGTCACAGAGGTGATGCTGTTACTAATTCAGTGAAACACACAATCCATTATATGCATACCTGTTGCATTGCTGCATGATGGTGATTTCTTTGAGGATCTCCTGAAGATCAGACTCTACAGGAACTTGTTTGATGGCTACAATCTCTCCTGTTTCTTTGTGGTTGGCCTTAAATACACAACCATATGACCTGCAGACAGAGTTCATTCAGgacattttctttgttgatcTTATCTGTAAAGACCTTTAAATAACTAGCTGGACAAGTAAACCCACATTATCAGTCAGTAAACAACACTTTCAAAGCATCCTACAACATCAGATGATACAATTTGATTAATTCCtctattttttatatatgaaaACCTCAGAATTTGGCTCAGAAAAAGTTGTCATGACAGTTAGAGCAGTTAAAGACATCAGTCAGTacagacatttttgtgtttcttaatGTGTTCTGCTGCTAAATATTTGCTGTGCTTTGGCTTTTAGGTAGGAGGAACTAACAACTATCAGTTGTCACCATCTGTCACTTTCGAAGATCCGGCTGAACTGCATTATTGTCCACATCGCTTCAAACACGAGTGttttcattgtctttttttgtcaccTTCTTAActgatggaaaatatttcaaaaccaaAAGCATAAATACACCACAGATGAACCTAAGTCACATCAACAAAGGTGCTATTAATGATTGATTTATAAAGATGAGGAAACAGaacactaaataaaaactggattcCATGGAAATTCATTCAGTTCTGCCCCTCCCTGATGACACGACTGGCATCAGTTGTGACACATGCATACACGGCGTCAATCAGCTGAAAACAGGAAGAGCGTTGAGAAACAGGATATGAAGAGGCGCTGTTTAGACTGACAGGCACAACAGAAGGGAGGAGCTTTCTGGCGAATGAGGAGGGAGAAATAAATGAGGCAGAAACACTGACAGACCTTGAGCGCGATGGCGTGACTAACAGAGAAAGtataaaagaaaataggaaACCAAAGCAGATTGCCAGCAGACCTCAGATCCCCTTTAAATGCAGGCAGATTTAGACATCAAGACGGTATCATTTATCAGGCCTGTGTAATCAGTTATCATCTTACTATGTGACTCACCCTTCACCCAGCTTCTCTAGGACATCAAAGACTTCCTCCGGCTGCTTGGTAAGACTGTCCTCACTCAACTTCTTCAGCTGTCTGTAAGGACAAGAGGGAGATAGATAATGGTTTGCTGCTGGCAAATTAAGAGTCAAACAATCAAAGCAGGGGAGCAACTGGAGAATGCTTTCAGcaaggcaataaaatatttgtaaattgtTCCTCTTAGTCATAAAATATAagataaaaatagttttaaagaaTCAGATATCCAAGTTGCCACAAATATctctaaataattattttaaaaatttgtttttgttttttttagttgctacccaacaaaaacagaaatgcttcTGAATCTATGGTCAAGAATCTGCCTCAGGAAtcacacattttcaaactaaagaCCTTCAgagaagagctgcagaaaataaaactaatttggtGTTTCATATCTccaagaaaataatcaaacactcaaaaaaaatcattataagCGCAatcaaagtaatttaaataaaggttCAGTTGTCCTTCTGGCAGATATCTGAAAACTCTTTATCCGAGATAAAAATATCCTCAGCTTAGAGACTAAAATAGATCTGAACACTTCCAAGACAGACCATGACGAGTCGATTTTCAGATAAAGCAGAGAGGCAGGAGGAAGtatcaaattaaaatcagtGCCAAGATGCTAAGTCGGGGCTCCTGTGATGTTGATGTGGGCGGATTAGACCACCTGCTTAACTCAACGTATCTGACCAGCCTCAGCAGTCTGTTGTGTTGGGGATTAATCAGCCACTGCTAGTTTTCTTCACTGTTCTTGGAGACTCTAAACCAAGAGTGTGAGACCAAAACattaatgtatgtttttgaagaaTTGCAATTTTTTATACTTGTTACAAAATAGTccttttttgaaaatatcatAAGCTACACAACTCTCTTATTAAAGAGAGATCATTGCTCAGTACGTATTTGGTTGTTCTACAAAACCTCTGCACCATAATTCATACTTTATGAAACCCGTCCCAGGCTGAGGTTAAGCTGCTGTATGAACTCTAAGCCAAATGCAACAGAGAAACAGGAGCCCACAAGAAAATCATAATCTGCTTTTCAAGCGAACCCAGTGAACTCCCACTGAAAAGAGAGGGGACACTAAAtggttatttttctaaatttgaaacATCCCCCCTCACCCGTTAGTCATGTCCATTTTCCTCCTAAAAACAAAGCTGTAACACTAAATGGGCCATGTAGCTTCAGCTACACCTTGTTCATGttctctcaaataaaaaaacaatcagaaaaaagGTTTGACAACCATTTTTAAGCTGGATTTCTGTTGGAttcaataaacattaatttgtgCCTTTTGAGAAAGGCTAAATATCTggcaataaaatcctcccaatTTGGTTCATGGTGTCCTGCATTCTGGACCTTGTAGTTTTATCGCAGCGTAATAACGCTTCATGAACTACAAATCACAGAGCAAATGAATTAATCCAGAACAAAATATGGATGGAAACACAAACTAACTTGAGCATTTAAGATGAAGCTTGACACCTAGTATGGGACTTCTGGAtatgtgatatttttaaaggttttgtttctcTAGTGGCTGTTATtccagagcagagagagaaagggaagagATGCAGCAGATGGCCAGGGGCCTGGAACTGAACTGAGGAAGAATCCAGAAGACTGTAGCTTCTGAATATGGAGCATCTGCTCTACCACTGAACCCTGTGGCTCCCCTGGACATTTTAACATgtataaaattcagaaaattagaaCCCTGGCAAACTTAATTATTAACATTGTGAAAAATGACATCCCATAATGTCAATCAGGCATAATGCCTTTTAGTCCAACAATCAATATTACTTTCATTAAATTCATATGTACTGGTGCGAATCCTGGACTATTACATCAGGAATATAATAAATCAAACACTTTAagcaagtctttttttaattattgtcttgtcaaacattttgtgcaaattgTAGACTGCAATTGCTATGTAGctttacaattatttatttattttttaaaaaaagctgatcAGTCTCAGTTCTAGTTCTTTACTCTTGTCAAAGAGACTCATAATTGCTGAATAACTTCACAAACTTCAAGCTAATACATGTCAAACGTGTTAATTCCAACGCCACTCTTGAATTGACTGGATGAGGAAACAGCTGATGACAGAGAGGACATGATAACCAGAGAGCTGCAGGTTTTTACCAGCATCATCCTGATAAGTGAGCAGAATAGGAACTCCTCAGTTCCTACTGCCAAACACACTCCGCAAACTAAGCTAAAAACTGGTTCCTATTCTAAACAAATTAATGCatcaacaaaaattatgtgtTGGTCAAAGAAAGGAACACTTCAATTCCACACAGTTTTGTCAAAGGTCACCACCTTGGTTTAAACACTGCTgagtaacataaaaaaaagaaaaagaaactgcataAACCCTGTCTGTCTACTGCACTGCTGTTTGTATCGAGataatttttaagtaataacATTAGCTTAACATTATTCCTAACCATAGGGTGGAATACTTTGAACCTAtaagtgttttgtgtttggttctgttaaCTTCTAATAATACTGaatgcttttataaataaaggttaagGGAGATCAAGCAAAGGAGGCTGACTTCTTCTGCTTAAAACTACAAAGACACTTTTCTGCAAATCTGAGCCACTCAATGAGAGACATTTGCATTCCTAAGAGGCTCAAAAATGGGAGCcagagttgtgtttttattggtatCTGTCAGTTAGTCACTATTAAACTCATGTGACAATGTAACAGTGGCAAAGGCACCAGGCATGccaccagaaccaaaaccaacccACATGTACACACAGGCACCAAACAATACAGGATAACAGCTACATTCACACACAGACTCAGTTGTTAATCTTCTGATCATGCTAATAAGTTGGTTGCACAACATTTATATTAACAGAAATAGTATTTGGCTAACAGCAGTATAGGCCTGCCAGGGTCAGCTGGTGAAAAGAGGAAACATCAACCAGGCCGATTACAAATAACAGAGTAATAACTAGCTAAGGGTGGCTCAGTTTGGTTAATAAATGTGACTACAACTATTTGCGTGCATGAAAGTTGTTCATCAACTCATAAACGTAGCTTTGGAACATTTCAGCTGGATTGTTAGCAGCTTCATATACTTCAGTCTTGAGAGCAATAATCTGAGCACAGCTAGTCTGTCACTTGTCAGATGTGaaggaagctgcagcagcaaataCCATCTCTTTTTCATTGTGACATCactgaaaacaatgaaaaacaaagatctACTGTACATGCACTGAAACAAACTACATTTTTGTAAGTTGTGCACATTTAAACaggtcaacatttttaaaaattggatttCCAAAATGAAGTTGCATGgcaacatatttacaaaatatgtaaatatgtctTATTCGGATACCTGAACTAATATGCCTAACAAAAGTTCAGTTGTAGGAGCTAAAACAGTTGAGTCTAAGAGGAAGCAGTGGCAAAGCCCCAATGCTGCTAGCAGACATAATCCAGTTGGAGCACAAGCAAGATTCCAGATAACCTCTGAGTCCCAATCCAAAGCAATTAAAAATTatacagtaaaaaagaaaaaaaaagttacctgATCATGCATTATAGCAGTACATAATATCTGAagtgataaaataattattctgatggtagtcaacattttatttctaaacatttaaaatatggaaTAATGACAGAAGCCTCATGTAACTCTGATTAATGCATGGACAGATTAATGTAAGTTACTTTTAACTAGAGTTCAGTAAATCTAGAGTCAGAATGAGATGTTCCATTCCTTCAGTGTTGATGTTCCTCATGTTTGAGACGTTTCTGTGCtttaacacacctgagtcaaataaatgGGTGGTCAGAATGCGCATCTATGCTGAGGAGATGATTACACCTCTTGATTCAAGTTTGTTGGACCAAGGACTTATCTAAAACAAGACTGGCTCTTAAGCACAGAATTTGTCAACCTCTTAAAGTTTGTGAAATTGTTTAATGTTATGGTTTGTAAAACTCTGGAAGTTAGAAGCAAGAGTGACATAATAGTTGATacaaaaagcagcatttaaaaagtgtaacaaaaaaaagtcccaaTAGGGACTCAAAACCAGCAGAGATGACCAACTTTAACccactatataaataaacagcaCGTACTGGCCCCATTTTCTGCCACAAAACCAGTTACGGTATATGTTCTCATATGCCTGACATAAATTAAATTTCTCACCTCAAGTTTCAAATTacagaacaaataaatgaattctCTTAAACCAGTGCCGATTAAGGTAGCTAGGAAAAGATCCAAATAGAGTTAGGTGATTAAACTGGATTAAAGGGCTTCTGATAGCAGCAAGCCCTGAGATTTAAGATCAAGATCATAACAAGGTTCCTAAGCCAGTTCAAGCAGAGGACCGTGACAGTATTCCcgtttaaaatgagaaaatgacaaattttgcaACTCTTCTTCATGCGACAAAAGAACACAATTGTAATTCTTGGCTCGTTTAAATTTATCAGTCTATTTTTACTAATCAGCGAATAGtctaaaatgaaatttaaaaaaaatcaacagcagCTCATGGCCAGGCTGGTAAGAAACAGACCAAAGGAATAGCGCATTAAATCAATGAATGTTGGTATAAAAGACAACTGAGCAATTATAAATGCACCAGATAATTTGaactaaaatatacaaaaaatatcttttttcgACATTATACCAAGTTCTAAAGGAGttgaaattgatcattttacGTTATGAAATACAACTTACTCACAAAGTGTCTGTGGGTGGGTTTTTGGCAACTGATATCTGACCCAGCTCTGAACTTAAGCATAACACCAG
Above is a genomic segment from Xiphophorus couchianus chromosome 20, X_couchianus-1.0, whole genome shotgun sequence containing:
- the LOC114135604 gene encoding serine/threonine-protein kinase 4-like, yielding MENKEKVQMRNNPRRQLKKLSEDSLTKQPEEVFDVLEKLGEGSYGCVFKANHKETGEIVAIKQVPVESDLQEILKEITIMQQCNSPHVVRYYGSYFKNRDLWIVMEYCGGGSVSDIIRIRNKTLTEDENATVLHSTLKGLEYLHFMRKIHRDIKAGNILLNTEGQAKLADFGVAGQLTDTMAKRNTVIGTPFWMAPEVIQEIGYNCVADIWSLGITAIEMAEGKPPYADIHPMRAIFMIPTNPPPTFRNPDQWSPDFLDFIKKCLIKNPENRATATQLLQHPFIKSAKPNSVLRALIQDAMEIKLKRQEEAEQAEQDAEDDNNSDEDEVDQGTMVRAGTGDSGTIRAAGSLAGSLSGTMIEHEDTGTMQSQLGTMVINSDDEEEAGTMKRRDETMQPAKPSFLEYFEQKEKEVNNHNDGGRRGENNADNRKLPGEGDLEMVGTWSVEELRVRLASLDPQMEQEIEEIRQRYQAKRQPILDAIAAKKRLHQNF